The following coding sequences lie in one Psychrobacter arenosus genomic window:
- a CDS encoding polysaccharide biosynthesis/export family protein → MNLPPRPAVTVLSRALSLLLVASTVSGAQAASSYADQFSGTSFGTRANSVAQNNGQAFNNGVPAQASAQEAVAAASLPSQSVITTTRPYQNVATEMKMFGEQLFRGAFSTTSGSTFNDSYTINPGDNVQVRMWGAYQYAATMTVDPQGNIFLPNVGPVRIAGVKNGNLQSVVEQEVKRIYRSNVGVYASLEQAQPVKVFVTGFVEQPGYYGGLAADSVLSYLDRAGGVDPERGSYIDIQIRRNGGLVQQVNLYDFLLAGQLQPFAFQDGDVITVAPQKKTFEVSGQVQNPYTFEFNVADLTIGDVLSVANPAANATNVSITRSSGRAQTAEYYTLADAQNVAVYNGDKLVVTSDRYAGTIAVQVKGAHTGNGAVVLPYGARLKDVVAQLQPTQLASMTHLTIYRESIAEQQKRMINKSLDRLEEMTLATQSTTREEAALRQDDANLVKQFIAKARNVQPTGQLVVVPNSWQDVILQQGDIIEIPEQTSVITVNGQVRAQGALTFNPNFTVGDYVAKSGGFDDNADTSEILVVHQNGENEVVNTAYRIQQGDEIMVLPKVKTKRVEITRGVSQIIYQLAVAAKVILDL, encoded by the coding sequence CGCAAAACAATGGTCAGGCTTTTAATAACGGCGTACCTGCTCAAGCTTCAGCCCAAGAAGCAGTAGCTGCAGCGAGCTTGCCTTCACAGTCCGTCATTACGACCACGCGTCCTTATCAGAATGTCGCTACTGAAATGAAGATGTTTGGCGAGCAGTTGTTCCGTGGTGCCTTTTCAACCACCTCGGGCTCTACATTTAACGACAGTTATACTATTAACCCAGGCGATAATGTCCAGGTACGTATGTGGGGCGCTTACCAATATGCTGCGACCATGACCGTTGATCCACAAGGTAATATTTTCCTACCTAACGTGGGCCCTGTCAGAATTGCGGGCGTAAAAAATGGTAATTTGCAGAGTGTTGTAGAGCAAGAGGTTAAGCGTATTTATCGCTCAAACGTTGGTGTCTATGCCTCACTAGAGCAAGCGCAACCTGTAAAAGTCTTCGTGACAGGTTTCGTAGAGCAACCCGGTTATTATGGTGGCTTGGCTGCCGATTCTGTATTGTCTTATTTGGATCGTGCCGGTGGCGTTGATCCTGAGCGCGGCAGTTATATCGACATTCAGATTCGTCGCAATGGTGGTTTGGTGCAGCAAGTTAACCTATATGATTTCTTATTAGCGGGTCAATTACAGCCATTTGCTTTCCAAGATGGCGATGTGATTACAGTCGCTCCGCAAAAGAAAACCTTTGAGGTCTCAGGCCAAGTACAAAACCCTTATACTTTCGAATTTAACGTCGCTGATTTAACTATCGGGGATGTCTTAAGTGTAGCTAATCCAGCAGCCAATGCGACCAACGTCAGCATTACACGCAGTTCTGGCCGGGCACAAACCGCAGAGTACTATACGTTGGCGGATGCGCAAAATGTCGCGGTTTATAATGGCGATAAATTGGTCGTCACGTCAGACCGTTATGCCGGTACTATCGCGGTACAAGTTAAAGGGGCTCATACGGGTAATGGCGCAGTAGTTCTCCCTTATGGCGCGCGCTTAAAAGATGTCGTAGCGCAGTTGCAGCCAACTCAATTAGCCAGCATGACCCATTTGACTATCTATCGTGAGTCTATTGCTGAGCAGCAAAAACGGATGATTAATAAATCCTTAGATCGCTTAGAAGAGATGACACTTGCCACGCAATCGACCACGCGTGAAGAGGCAGCGTTACGACAAGATGATGCTAACTTAGTTAAGCAGTTTATCGCTAAAGCCCGCAACGTTCAGCCAACAGGTCAGTTAGTCGTCGTGCCGAATTCTTGGCAAGATGTGATTCTACAGCAAGGAGATATCATTGAGATTCCTGAGCAGACTTCTGTCATTACTGTTAATGGACAAGTGCGTGCGCAAGGGGCATTAACCTTTAATCCTAACTTTACTGTGGGTGATTATGTCGCGAAGTCAGGTGGCTTTGATGACAATGCCGATACTAGTGAAATTCTAGTGGTGCATCAAAATGGTGAGAATGAAGTCGTAAACACGGCATATCGTATCCAGCAGGGCGATGAGATTATGGTATTGCCAAAAGTGAAGACCAAACGGGTTGAGATTACGCGTGGGGTGTCACAGATTATTTATCAGCTAGCGGTAGCTGCTAAAGTCATCTTAGATTTATAG